The Ignavibacteriales bacterium sequence GAGATTATCTACCTTCAGGACAACCGGGCGACAGTTCTCTCGTCCCGATGAATTGGAATAAACGTTTTATCGGACAAGCGAATATAAGCTTTGCCGTTTCTTCTAACATTAAACTGAATGCAGAAATTCTTTACTCCAAAGAAAATTATAAAAATTATAACCATGCATTTAAATTAAATCCGGATGGAGATAATTTAGATGTATCTCACAGTTACAATGCAACTTTTACACTTACTCATACCTTAAACAATTCGTCATTCTATACATTGAAAGCATCTAAATTTTTTAGAGATTATAGAGCGCAATTATATGATGATCCGCAAGATCCACGGTATATGCATCCGGATTCCCTTATCACAGTTGCTTACCAATTTTTAACCAAGGGAACCAATCTAAATCGTTTTTGGAGAGAAACTAATTCCAATATTGCAAAGATTGATTACACTAATCAGATTTCGGAAAATCATTTAGTTAAGCTTGGTGTGGAAGGACGAATTCATGATTTATCTTTCGATAATTATAATCTAGAGCCGTTGTTGGTAAATGGTATTCCGGCCACTCCATTTGTTCCTTCAATCCCTATTGAAACTTCTCCGAACAGACAAAAATTCAATAATAAGCCGGTTGAGTTTTCGGCGTACTTTCAAGATAAAATCGAATATCAAAGTGTGATAATAAACCTTGGCTTGAGGTTCGATTATTTTGATTCGCGTGGAAAAGTCTTAGTTGATCCAACCGATCCAAACATTAATTTGCCATTAAGATCGGAATTGAAAAATCTTTCTATTGTTGAAAGAGATCCCTTCTTCTATAAAAATGCTAAAGCTAAATCGGCAATCAGCCCTCGTTTTGGTATTGCTTATCCAATCAGCGACAAAGGTGTTCTCCATTTTTCTTACGGACAGTTTTTACAGATTCCAACATTTACTTATCTGTTCAACAACGGGCCTTACTATGTGCCTAATACAGGAAATTTTTACGGACCATACGGTAACCCGGATTTGAAACCACAGGAAACTACAACTTATGAAATTGGTTTCCGCCAAGATTTCTTTGATGATTTTAATGTTGATATTACAGGATTTTACCGCGATATAAGAAACTGGGTAACTGCCGGGGCCCTAATTGTAACAAGAAATTTGGTCTCATATTCAACTTACATAAACAAAGATTACTCCAATGTAAAAGGAATTACACTTAATCTTAACAAAAGATTCTCAAATCACTACTCAATTGATTTGAATTATACATATCAGGTTGCTGAAGGAAGCAACTCGAGTCCAGAGGATGCTTTTTATCAGCAGCAGGGTAACGCAGAACCAAAACTTTATCTACTACCATTATCTTGGGATCAAAGACACCTTTTGAATCTTTCAATGTATGTCGGCGATGTTGATTGGGGTGTAAGTTTAATTGGTAGGTACGGCACGGGTCTTCCATATACACCTTCGATTACACAATTTACTGCTGAGCGTGGAATTACTTCCGGACTTACAGAAAACAGTAGAAGAAAACCAGATCAGTTTGTGATTGACCTGAAAGCGAATAAATCTTTTAAACTTGCCGGATTCAATATTACAGCATTTCTCCAGGTCTTTAATTTGCTTGATACAAGAGTTGTGGTAAATGTATTTGGAGATACCGGTCAGCCGGATTTTACAACAAGTGGGCAAAATGTTGGTGCTGATCCTCGCCGCCCAACGTCGGTTGCGGAATATTTGAAATATCCTTATAACTATGGCGAACCGCGTAATATTCAATTTGGTTTTGAATTTCAATTTTAATTCTATGATTAGGAATAAGTTTAAAAAAGATTAATAAGGAGAAATAAATGACTAGAAAATTCAAACTAGTGACTGCTTTTGTGATAACGATTCTCTTGACAGTTGATCTCTCGGCACAATGGGTCCCATTTATTCCCGGGCACTATAAACCAGGTAAAGAGAGAGGAGACGTAACACAAAGAGTAAAGGGGCAGATGGAGGGAAACCAAATTCGTGCAACCATTTTTAATTTTGGTTTTACAGGCCGCGAGGGAGGACAATATCCATACTCGGTTCAAACGCCATATGAATGGCCCAAAAATACTGGTCAAGTTTACCTTGCACTTGAGGCTTTAATGATGGGTGGTGAAGTAACTGATAATACAGGAAAACTACAGCACATAATTGATGTATCTGACTTCCGTCAATCGCCCGAAGGCAAGAGCTGGAATCTTGAACCAGTTCCGGGATATCACAATGAGAAGGCAAATCAAATTGCAACCAGTGTTGACCCTTCTACATGGCCTACATCTTGGCCTGATAGGACAAACGATGCACTTGACCCAGGCTGGCGGGGTTCCTGGAATGGATATTTTGGAAAAAATAAATTTAATGCAGATCAGGAAATGTATTATCGTGCTTCAGATGATGGCTATACCAGATACACCAACTATTTCCCAGATAGCACGGATTTGACACGAAAGGGAATGGGAATCATAGTTGAATCGAGAACGCTCGCATGGTCACAAGTTCTTGTGGAAGATGCACTATATCTTCTTTTTCAAATTAGAAATGATGGTACAAAAGACATTCCCAAATTTGGTGTTACAATGTGGCATGCAGATTTTGTCGGAGGAAACCCCGATGCACAAGATAATATTTCAGAATACGATATCTTAAATGCAATTGCATTCTCACGGACACGATCAAATAGATCTCCGGAGTTCGGGAACGATCCGGTTGGAATTGTTGGTGTAACTTTTTTGGAAACGCCTGGAAATGCACATAACAGAATTGATGACGATGGGGACAGCCCTGAAACAGGGCCAATCGTAACTCTGGACATACTTGCCGGTGAAATTCCAGATAACGGAATAGATGACAACGGTAATGGACTTGTTGATGAGAACCAAACTCACATTGCATTTGGCACACAAACAGGAGTTGTTTATGCGGATGGTGTAGCCCAGCCGCTTAAACCAGGTTGGTTGTCATCCAGAATTCGCCCGTTCCATGTAGAAACTAACAGTCCAATTGTTACTCAATCAATGGTCGATCAGGCTGCAAATAATCGCTGGAAACTTTGGCCCCCGTTAGATTCTTTCCAAAATGGGCAAGTACAATTAATTGAATTAACCGCTGACAAAATAGGACTACCTTTCAAAGATGAAATTGATAACGACGGCGATGGCGAAGATGGGAGTCCTAAAATTACTCAAGCAATGATAGATCAGGCTACTCATGATGCACCTTATTATCGCTACAGAGTTAATGATAAAATTGTGCTTTATAATGTTGTTCAGTCAACTCTTGGTAATAAATATGCAGATGGCATTGATAATAATAATGATGGAGCTATAGACGAAGGAATTGATGAAGGTATTGATGTGATGATTGATGAAGCACGGGATAATGGACTTGATGATGATTACGATTGGAATGTTTTACGAGATGATGTTGGTCTTGATGGTGTACCTGATACCGGAGATCTTGGAGAAGGAGATGGCAAACCAACTTCTGGCGCACGATTTGGATTACCCGGCGAACCAAATATTGATGTAACAGATGTTCATGAGACAGATAGAATTGGAATTACAAATGCTCAATATCAACCTGCAGGAAGTCTAAATATTCAAAGTGACGCTACAATGTGGTTCGACTATATGATTCCCGGAAAATTCTACGACCCACAGTTAATTCATGCGGCTGATTACGATCTATTTGTTTCGTGCAGTTTATTCCCGTTACAATCCGGTCAAACCGAGCCATTCTCAGTGGCTGTTGTGTTGGCAAATGGTCCTGCAAACGATCCTGATGGTAGTTATAGAAAAAATGAAATCCTTAAGAAAAGAATTAGAGTACAAGAGACGTATAATAATGATTACCAATTTGCGAGTGCACCAAACACTCCAACATTAACGGCATTACCTGGTAACAATAAAGTTACTCTTTATTGGGATGACAAAGCCGAAGCATCGTTCGATTCCTATTTAGATAAAATCGGAGGAGATGGACATAACTTTGAAGGTTACAGAATTTACAGAGCCTCGGATCCGGCATTTATAGATGCTTCTGTAATCACAAACGGAGCCGGTTCCAGACAGTTCAAATTACCAATTGCGCAATTTGATCTCGTTGATGGAATTAAAGGTTATGAACCCGTAGGTATAGAGGGCATTCATTTTTGGACGGGAAGCGACAATGGTCTTAAGCATTCATTTGTTGATTCTACTGCTAGGAATGGATTTACCTACTATTATGCAATTACATCTTACAGTAAAGGATTTGTAGCCGGCCAAATTGTTCCCGCTGAATGTCCTATAAGAGTAAGTTTACAAGCCGATGGAAGTGTAAAACTTGGATCTAATGTTGCCCGCATTAAACCGGAAGCTCCATCTGGCGGTTATGTAGAACCATCCCTCGGCAATTTTACACTTGCAAGAGGTTCAACATCCGGAACAGTCAATTACAATATTGTTGATATAAATAAAATACGAGATGGGCATGTTTATTATATCACATTTGAAGACACTATTAAAATTGCAAAGAATTCGACTGTCCCAGATACGCTCACTACCAAGAACTGGACCCTAAAGGATTCAACCGATAATGTTATTATTGTGAATAAAAATAAAAACCTCGATCCAACTTATGAACAGCCTTTAACCGATGGGTTTAGACTACTATTCAATAATGCACCTCGGGTTGAACTTGATAGATCAATTAGTAATTGGAACGATCCAAAGATTGTAAATTATGCTTTTGAAAAATTTGTTTACCCTGGCGGTATCAAAGGTGAAGAAAGACCAAACGATTATCGTATAGAATTTGGTGCACTCGGTTTTGGAACTTCCAAAGCAATAACACTTGCTGGTAGGCCATTCCCATCTAAACAAACAAATTTAAAAGTATATAATGTGACCAATCAAAAATATATTGATTTTGCATTTCTTGAAGTGGACGGTACCGATGGTCTACTTTCCACTAATGGTATTTATAAAGATAGAATTATTTTCTTAGAACCAGATCAAAACGGAAATCTTGTTTATACCTGGTGGTTCTATCTTTTTGATTCTCCTGATGCAACTTTGGGGACTAGATTGCCAAAGTCTGGAGATAAAATTGATCTTAAATTGAAAAAACCATTCTTATCCGGAGATGCATTTAGGTTTGTTGCGCATTCACCAAAAATTGATCCGGTTAATGCGAGTGCTGATTTAGATAATATTAAAGTTGTGCCTAATCCATACGTATCAAGTGCAACATGGGAGCCGAAGAATCCATATAAC is a genomic window containing:
- a CDS encoding TonB-dependent receptor, with protein sequence MKKKFTVLLLLVIILSANLFAGTTGKLTGRVTDKKTGEGLPFVSVMLEGTSIGAQTDIDGKYLILNIPPGKYNLKFQYVGYQSKVVQNVQISIDLTTNQDATLDETAVEMQAIVVQGNVQKIQKDITSSQTRVTSEEIKNLPVAEINDILQLQAGVTKDAAGGFHIRGGRSSEIAYWVNGISVSDSYDNSRGIELDNSSIQELQVISGTFNAEYGQAMSGIVNAVTKEGGREFKGDIKVYSGDHLSNFTDYFPGTNKFKPVKNYNFQGSISGSVPYTENKIGFFINGRYAYDDGYLYGWRDYLPSGQPGDSSLVPMNWNKRFIGQANISFAVSSNIKLNAEILYSKENYKNYNHAFKLNPDGDNLDVSHSYNATFTLTHTLNNSSFYTLKASKFFRDYRAQLYDDPQDPRYMHPDSLITVAYQFLTKGTNLNRFWRETNSNIAKIDYTNQISENHLVKLGVEGRIHDLSFDNYNLEPLLVNGIPATPFVPSIPIETSPNRQKFNNKPVEFSAYFQDKIEYQSVIINLGLRFDYFDSRGKVLVDPTDPNINLPLRSELKNLSIVERDPFFYKNAKAKSAISPRFGIAYPISDKGVLHFSYGQFLQIPTFTYLFNNGPYYVPNTGNFYGPYGNPDLKPQETTTYEIGFRQDFFDDFNVDITGFYRDIRNWVTAGALIVTRNLVSYSTYINKDYSNVKGITLNLNKRFSNHYSIDLNYTYQVAEGSNSSPEDAFYQQQGNAEPKLYLLPLSWDQRHLLNLSMYVGDVDWGVSLIGRYGTGLPYTPSITQFTAERGITSGLTENSRRKPDQFVIDLKANKSFKLAGFNITAFLQVFNLLDTRVVVNVFGDTGQPDFTTSGQNVGADPRRPTSVAEYLKYPYNYGEPRNIQFGFEFQF